Proteins from a genomic interval of Harpia harpyja isolate bHarHar1 chromosome 7, bHarHar1 primary haplotype, whole genome shotgun sequence:
- the LOC128144006 gene encoding plasma membrane ascorbate-dependent reductase CYBRD1 yields the protein MEDYGRFLALLVSALLVGFVSVIFSLVWVFHYREGLSWDGGPREFNWHPVLVITGFVFIQGIAIIVYRLPWTWKCSKLLMKFIHAGLNTIAMILAIVSMVAVFEYHNARNIPNMYSLHSWIGLTAVIFYSLQLFLGFAVFLLPFAPVPLRAALMPIHVYSGLTVFATVIGTALMGITEKLIFSLKNPAYSASPPEATFVNCLGLLLVIFGALILWMASRSHWKRPPEENAKVLQPIGGTPEGTEAESTMTDGSNADKSDLRISSEAARKQNLKLDEAGQRSTM from the exons ATCTTCTCCCTCGTCTGGGTCTTCCACTACCGCGAAGGGCTGAGCTGGGACGGCGGCCCGCGGGAGTTCAACTGGCACCCCGTCCTCGTCATCACGGGCTTCGTCTTCATCCAGGGCATCG cTATTATTGTGTACAGGTTGCCCTGGACCTGGAAGTGCAGCAAACTCCTAATGAAGTTCATACATGCTGGATTAAATACCATAGCTATGATTCTTGCAATTGTTTCTATGGTAGCTGTGTTTGAATACCACAATGCCAGGAACATTCCTAACATGTACAGTCTGCACAGCTGGATTGGGCTGACTGCTGTTATATTTTATTCTCTCCAG CTTTTCTTGGGTTTCGCTGTCTTTCTGCTCCCTTTTGCTCCAGTTCCTCTCCGAGCAGCTCTCATGCCAATACATGTTTATTCGGGCCTTACCGTCTTTGCAACAGTGATTGGGACAGCTCTCATGGGAATCACAGAAAAGCTTATATTTTCatt gaAAAATCCTGCATATAGTGCATCCCCACCAGAGGCAACCTTTGTCAACTGTCTTGGTCTTTTGCTTGTCATATTTGGTGCACTTATTTTGTGGATGGCAAGCAGGTCTCATTGGAAGCGTCCCCCAGAAGAGAATGCTAAAGTTCTGCAGCCCATTGGAGGGACTCCTGAAGGCACAGAAGCAGAATCCACAATGACAGATGGTAGTAATGCAGATAAATCTGATCTGAGGATCAGTAGTGAAGCAGccagaaaacaaaacctcaaactTGATGAAGCAGGCCAACGATCAACTATGTAA